Proteins from one Streptomyces caniferus genomic window:
- a CDS encoding GNAT family N-acetyltransferase, which produces MKIAVDDLSGPEIAEFLDEHVQQMRSRTPLESKHALDLDGLRKPEVTLWSVMDGDTLVGCGALKRLDADHAELKSMRTRPTRQRSGVASRLLVHIVGEARRMGFTRLSLETGSDEFFLPARRLYEKYGFQNCEPFANYQPDPNSTFMTRTL; this is translated from the coding sequence GTGAAGATCGCGGTAGATGACCTGTCCGGCCCGGAGATCGCCGAGTTCCTCGACGAACACGTTCAACAGATGCGATCCCGCACGCCGCTGGAGAGCAAGCATGCCCTTGATCTCGACGGTCTCCGGAAGCCGGAGGTAACCCTCTGGTCGGTCATGGACGGTGACACCTTGGTGGGCTGCGGTGCGCTCAAGAGGCTGGACGCGGACCACGCGGAATTGAAGTCGATGCGTACCCGGCCCACGCGACAGAGAAGCGGGGTCGCCTCCCGGCTGCTGGTGCACATCGTCGGCGAAGCTCGGCGCATGGGGTTCACTCGGCTCAGCCTGGAGACCGGTTCGGACGAGTTCTTCCTGCCTGCCCGGAGGCTGTACGAGAAGTATGGCTTCCAGAACTGTGAACCGTTCGCGAACTACCAACCGGACCCGAACAGCACCTTCATGACAAGGACCCTCTGA
- a CDS encoding RNA polymerase sigma factor SigF: protein MGASLATSAVHAQDSAVHAQDAAVDVRPAPVALPGELPHVEDPQNIAPRDARELTQMFFRRLETLEEGTQEYQYARNTLIEMNLSLVRYAARRFRNRGDDMDDIMQVGTIGLIKAIDRYDLSRDVEFTTLAIPYITGEMKRFFRDTTWDVRVPRRLQELRVDLARANEKLSGRLGRDPKVGELAAELGISEDEVVEGQVAANGYNASSIDVTLNDDGNDTPLADLIGERDPDMDLIEDLHTLKPLLEQLGERDRHLLELRFGQEMTQAQIGSELGISQMHTSRLLTRALARLREGMLSQA, encoded by the coding sequence ATGGGTGCCAGCCTCGCGACCTCTGCAGTCCACGCCCAGGACTCGGCAGTCCACGCCCAGGACGCAGCAGTTGACGTTCGCCCGGCACCGGTTGCACTGCCGGGAGAGTTGCCGCATGTCGAGGACCCGCAGAACATCGCTCCCCGGGACGCCCGGGAGCTGACGCAGATGTTCTTCCGGCGGCTGGAGACGCTCGAGGAGGGCACGCAGGAGTACCAGTACGCGCGCAACACCCTCATCGAGATGAACCTCTCCCTGGTCCGCTACGCCGCCCGGCGCTTCCGCAACCGCGGCGACGACATGGACGACATCATGCAGGTCGGCACGATCGGGCTGATCAAGGCGATCGACCGCTACGACCTCTCCCGCGACGTCGAGTTCACCACCCTCGCCATCCCCTACATCACCGGCGAGATGAAGCGGTTCTTCCGCGACACCACCTGGGACGTGCGGGTGCCGCGCCGTCTGCAGGAACTCCGCGTCGACCTGGCCCGGGCCAACGAGAAGCTCTCCGGGCGGCTCGGCCGGGACCCGAAGGTCGGTGAGCTGGCCGCGGAGCTGGGCATCAGCGAGGACGAGGTCGTCGAAGGGCAGGTGGCCGCCAACGGCTACAACGCCTCCTCCATCGACGTCACCCTCAACGACGACGGCAACGACACCCCGCTCGCCGACCTGATCGGCGAGCGCGACCCCGACATGGACCTCATCGAGGACCTGCACACCCTCAAGCCGCTCCTGGAGCAGCTCGGCGAGCGCGACCGGCACCTCCTCGAACTTCGCTTCGGCCAGGAGATGACCCAGGCGCAGATCGGCAGCGAGCTGGGCATCTCCCAGATGCACACCTCCCGGCTTCTCACCCGTGCCCTTGCCCGACTGCGCGAGGGAATGCTCAGCCAGGCGTAG
- a CDS encoding TetR/AcrR family transcriptional regulator codes for MPAVTRTPRSSWIEQGLLALAAGGPDAVRIESLARTLGVTKGGFYGHFPHRDALLEAMLDTWERESVDEVRDRVEREGGDARAKIQHAGRLTFSSDRLLPIDLAVRDWARRDESVAARLRRVDNRRMDYARELFGSICADPDEAEARSLLAFCLAIGNHFLASHHGNRDRAEVLLHASDLLLKRPHGHGS; via the coding sequence ATGCCCGCCGTCACCCGCACACCCCGCAGCAGCTGGATCGAGCAGGGCCTGCTGGCACTGGCCGCCGGCGGCCCGGACGCCGTCCGGATCGAGAGCCTCGCGCGGACGCTCGGCGTCACCAAGGGCGGGTTCTACGGGCACTTCCCCCATCGCGACGCGCTGTTGGAGGCGATGCTCGACACCTGGGAGCGCGAGAGCGTCGACGAGGTGCGCGACCGCGTCGAGCGCGAGGGCGGTGACGCTCGGGCGAAGATCCAGCACGCGGGCCGGCTCACCTTCTCCAGCGACCGTCTGCTGCCGATCGACCTCGCCGTTCGCGACTGGGCACGTCGTGACGAGTCGGTCGCCGCGCGCCTGCGCCGTGTCGACAACCGGCGCATGGACTACGCGCGTGAGCTGTTCGGCAGCATTTGCGCCGACCCCGACGAGGCCGAGGCCCGCAGCCTGCTGGCCTTCTGTCTGGCGATCGGCAACCACTTCCTCGCCTCTCACCACGGCAACCGGGACCGCGCCGAGGTCCTCCTCCATGCCTCCGACCTCCTGCTCAAACGCCCGCACGGCCACGGTTCCTGA
- a CDS encoding antibiotic biosynthesis monooxygenase has product MQHAVDVLRTTPGCLSAACWVTAEGESVVSTAQFASDEALAASFAAAHEAGVDFAYDERERLPRQVLTLRPPTALPEETSVTMPTSG; this is encoded by the coding sequence GTGCAACACGCCGTGGACGTTCTGCGGACGACACCGGGCTGCCTGTCCGCCGCATGCTGGGTCACGGCCGAGGGCGAATCCGTCGTCTCCACGGCCCAGTTCGCCTCCGACGAGGCTCTCGCGGCATCGTTCGCCGCGGCCCACGAAGCCGGCGTCGACTTCGCCTACGACGAACGCGAACGACTCCCGCGTCAGGTCCTCACCCTCCGCCCGCCGACGGCCCTGCCGGAGGAGACATCCGTGACCATGCCGACCAGCGGATGA
- a CDS encoding sigma-70 family RNA polymerase sigma factor: MDQQDGPADEQDGPANGQDRLAQRFETCRSHLRAVAYRLLGSLSEADDAVQEAWLRLSRTDADSIENLPGWLHTVVSRLCLDMLRSRSSRREEPLEQQLTHRASAGGEAEARSDPEEAAVMAESVGRALLVVLDTLTPAERIAFVLHDTFAVPFDQIAPVVDRSPATTKKLASRARHKVRGTPSVSPADLARQRRVVEAFLAAARDGDMEGLLAVLAPDVVRRADRAAVPPGIATTAHGAHTVAEQTVVLRRRAEFAEPALVNGAVGVVVAPRGRLLLALTFTVEDEKITQYEVIAASSSLELLDLAVLDT; this comes from the coding sequence ATGGACCAGCAGGACGGGCCGGCGGACGAGCAGGACGGCCCGGCGAACGGGCAAGACCGGCTGGCGCAGCGATTCGAGACCTGTCGAAGCCACCTGCGGGCGGTCGCCTACCGGCTGCTCGGCTCACTCAGCGAGGCGGACGATGCTGTCCAGGAGGCCTGGCTGCGGCTCAGTCGCACCGACGCCGACAGCATCGAGAACCTGCCCGGCTGGCTGCACACGGTCGTCTCCCGCCTGTGCCTGGACATGCTGCGCTCGCGCTCCTCGCGACGAGAGGAACCCCTGGAGCAGCAGCTGACCCACCGCGCCTCGGCCGGCGGCGAAGCGGAAGCCCGCAGCGACCCGGAGGAGGCAGCGGTCATGGCCGAATCGGTCGGCCGCGCACTGCTCGTGGTCCTGGACACGCTCACCCCGGCCGAACGGATCGCCTTCGTCCTGCACGACACCTTCGCCGTGCCGTTCGACCAGATCGCGCCCGTCGTGGATCGCTCACCGGCGACGACGAAGAAGCTCGCCAGCCGCGCGCGCCACAAGGTACGCGGCACCCCCTCGGTTTCCCCAGCCGACCTCGCCCGGCAACGCCGGGTCGTCGAGGCCTTCCTCGCCGCCGCGCGCGACGGCGACATGGAAGGTCTCCTCGCCGTGCTGGCCCCGGATGTCGTCCGCCGAGCCGACCGTGCGGCCGTGCCGCCGGGCATCGCGACAACCGCACACGGTGCCCACACCGTGGCCGAACAGACCGTTGTCCTCCGACGCCGGGCAGAGTTCGCCGAACCGGCGCTCGTGAACGGAGCCGTAGGCGTGGTGGTGGCCCCGCGCGGACGGCTGCTGCTCGCCCTCACCTTCACGGTCGAGGACGAGAAGATCACCCAGTACGAAGTGATCGCCGCCTCTTCCAGCCTTGAGCTGCTGGACCTGGCCGTCCTCGATACGTGA
- a CDS encoding short chain dehydrogenase has product MKVLVIGATGTIGSAVVSALEASHQVVKASRTGPVRADLEDPPSLDALFREVPELDAVVCCAASGPLVDLESAADDEIAAAVRGKLLGQVALAQRAVRHLRDGGSITLTGGTFPAPLAGGSLGALVNTGLEGFVRNAADELPRRLRINLISPGWIKETLERMGADGTDGTPVAEVARAYVAAVEGAVHGETMRL; this is encoded by the coding sequence ATGAAGGTACTCGTGATCGGGGCGACAGGAACGATCGGCAGCGCTGTCGTCAGCGCGTTGGAGGCTTCTCATCAGGTGGTCAAGGCATCGCGCACAGGGCCGGTGAGGGCGGATCTGGAGGACCCGCCCTCGTTGGACGCGCTGTTCCGGGAGGTGCCGGAACTCGACGCGGTGGTGTGCTGCGCCGCGAGCGGCCCGTTGGTGGACCTGGAGTCGGCGGCGGATGACGAGATCGCTGCCGCAGTACGCGGCAAGCTGCTCGGGCAGGTGGCCCTGGCCCAACGGGCCGTCCGTCATCTCCGGGACGGCGGCTCCATCACGTTGACCGGCGGCACCTTCCCCGCTCCACTGGCCGGCGGATCGCTCGGGGCGCTCGTCAACACCGGACTGGAAGGATTCGTCCGCAACGCTGCCGACGAACTGCCCCGCCGTCTGCGGATCAATCTCATCAGCCCTGGCTGGATCAAGGAGACCCTGGAACGTATGGGTGCGGACGGGACCGACGGTACTCCCGTCGCCGAGGTGGCCCGTGCGTATGTGGCGGCCGTGGAAGGTGCCGTGCACGGCGAGACCATGCGCCTGTGA
- a CDS encoding alkene reductase produces MITAVVPDLGQPLLRRAELGDLALPNRVVMAPVTRARAADDGLVPTAMHAAYYAERAGAGLIITEATWVSEQAIGFVNVPGIYSDEQVIAWRRVTDVVHALGGRIVLQLWHTGAASHPDHLAGQLPAGPSAINPHVSSFTPSGFKDTVTPREMTTADIAATVADYRAAAVNARLAGFDGVEIGALGSFLIAQFLNPRLNRRTDAYGGDRGGRRRLLLEIIDAVAAPWEGRRVGVRLGPYWTAGDRFRADEETLADYDALVTELNRHPVAYLHLRGRDLSAPDLTPDVGAIARYRRQFHGPVIANNGFDRESANALIQSGHADAVSFATHFIANPDLVTRFALGRALATGDRDSYYTGGADGYVDYPASSWQDAPREEAAARRT; encoded by the coding sequence ATGATCACTGCCGTGGTGCCGGACCTCGGACAGCCGCTGCTGCGACGAGCGGAGCTCGGAGACCTTGCACTGCCCAACCGGGTGGTGATGGCCCCGGTCACCAGGGCCCGCGCAGCGGACGACGGGCTGGTCCCGACCGCGATGCATGCCGCTTACTACGCCGAGCGGGCCGGGGCCGGGCTGATCATCACCGAGGCGACCTGGGTCAGCGAACAGGCGATCGGCTTCGTCAACGTCCCCGGCATCTACAGCGACGAGCAGGTGATCGCGTGGAGGCGCGTCACCGATGTCGTGCATGCCCTCGGCGGCCGCATCGTGCTGCAGCTCTGGCACACCGGTGCCGCCTCGCACCCCGATCACCTCGCCGGACAGCTGCCCGCCGGCCCGTCGGCGATCAATCCCCACGTCAGCTCGTTCACCCCCAGCGGGTTCAAGGACACCGTCACTCCCCGGGAGATGACCACAGCCGACATCGCGGCCACCGTCGCCGACTACCGTGCCGCCGCGGTGAATGCCCGGCTCGCGGGGTTCGACGGGGTGGAGATCGGCGCCCTCGGCTCGTTCCTCATCGCGCAGTTCCTCAACCCCCGGCTGAACCGTCGCACCGACGCCTACGGCGGCGACCGCGGCGGCCGGCGGCGCCTGCTCCTGGAGATCATCGATGCGGTGGCCGCGCCGTGGGAAGGACGGCGCGTGGGGGTTCGCCTGGGTCCGTACTGGACGGCTGGGGACCGTTTCCGGGCAGACGAGGAGACGCTCGCCGACTACGACGCCCTCGTGACCGAGCTCAATCGCCATCCGGTGGCCTACCTGCACCTTCGCGGACGAGACCTGAGCGCGCCGGACCTCACTCCCGATGTCGGGGCGATCGCCCGGTACCGACGGCAGTTCCACGGCCCGGTGATCGCGAATAACGGTTTCGACCGCGAGTCGGCCAACGCCCTCATCCAGTCCGGCCATGCCGATGCCGTGTCCTTCGCGACACATTTCATCGCCAACCCGGACCTCGTCACCCGCTTCGCCCTGGGCCGGGCACTGGCAACCGGAGACCGTGACAGTTACTACACCGGCGGAGCGGACGGCTACGTCGACTACCCCGCCAGCAGCTGGCAGGACGCACCACGGGAGGAGGCAGCGGCACGGCGAACATGA
- a CDS encoding MerR family transcriptional regulator produces MAWPIAEVARMSGVTARTLRHYDEIGLLPPARIGTNGHRYYEEHQLLLLQQILVLRALGLGLPEIGRVLAAQVDELEALRGHHRRLIAERDRLDALATTVSRTITDLEQSRKDGTPMTSINRPENLFEGVQPAQYAESLHDFPELAEKIEQRTATMSQAEIEAGHRARTAQMIRLAELLAAGVPADAAPVQTEIDLQYRALSELRTVSATEYRAIGRSCVENEPWRAAYEAIAPGLAQYQRDAMEAYAAARLS; encoded by the coding sequence ATGGCCTGGCCCATCGCGGAGGTCGCCCGGATGTCGGGAGTGACGGCCCGGACGTTGCGGCACTACGACGAGATCGGCCTGCTGCCACCGGCCCGGATCGGGACCAACGGCCACCGCTACTACGAGGAGCACCAGCTACTGCTGCTGCAACAGATCCTCGTACTCAGGGCGCTGGGCCTGGGACTGCCCGAGATCGGCCGAGTCCTGGCCGCGCAGGTCGACGAACTGGAGGCCTTGCGCGGCCACCACCGGCGGCTGATCGCCGAGCGCGACCGGCTCGACGCGTTGGCCACCACCGTCTCCCGCACGATCACCGATCTGGAGCAATCCAGGAAGGACGGCACGCCCATGACCAGCATCAACCGACCGGAGAACCTGTTCGAGGGTGTCCAGCCCGCCCAGTATGCGGAGAGCCTGCACGACTTCCCGGAACTGGCCGAGAAGATCGAGCAGCGCACCGCGACGATGAGCCAGGCCGAGATCGAAGCCGGGCACCGCGCACGCACGGCGCAGATGATCCGGCTCGCCGAGCTTCTGGCCGCCGGCGTACCCGCCGACGCTGCCCCGGTGCAGACCGAGATCGACCTCCAATACCGGGCGCTGTCCGAGCTCCGAACGGTCTCTGCCACGGAGTACCGCGCGATCGGGCGCTCCTGTGTGGAGAACGAGCCGTGGCGCGCGGCGTACGAGGCGATCGCGCCGGGCCTGGCTCAGTACCAGCGAGACGCCATGGAGGCGTACGCCGCCGCCCGGCTGAGCTGA
- a CDS encoding CsbD family protein → MSASEKAKAKAEQAAGKVKEEAGRTVGNESAAVEGSAKKSKGDLRDAKEKIKDAFKD, encoded by the coding sequence ATGAGCGCCAGCGAAAAGGCCAAGGCCAAGGCCGAGCAGGCCGCCGGCAAGGTGAAGGAGGAAGCGGGGCGCACGGTCGGTAACGAGAGTGCCGCGGTGGAAGGCTCGGCGAAGAAGTCCAAAGGGGACCTTCGCGACGCCAAGGAGAAGATCAAGGACGCCTTCAAGGACTGA
- a CDS encoding hydrophobic protein: MVPLLLVLLLALLLFGAGFALKALWIVAVIVLAFWLLGFVMRSAGAGGKRGRWYRW; the protein is encoded by the coding sequence ATGGTTCCCCTGCTTCTCGTTCTTCTTCTCGCACTGCTCCTTTTCGGTGCCGGTTTCGCTCTCAAGGCCCTGTGGATCGTCGCGGTCATTGTGCTGGCATTCTGGCTGCTGGGATTCGTGATGCGTTCTGCGGGTGCCGGCGGTAAGCGCGGCCGGTGGTACCGCTGGTAG
- the ispG gene encoding flavodoxin-dependent (E)-4-hydroxy-3-methylbut-2-enyl-diphosphate synthase: protein MTVPLGMPAPPAPTLGTRRRTRQLHVGPVGVGSDFPIAVQSMTTTVTADVNATLQQIAELSTAGCDIVRVACPSQDDADALAAIAAKSPIPVIADIHFQPRYVFAAIEAGCAAIRVNPGNIKKFDDQVKDIARAAKDRGTPIRIGVNAGSLDARLLAKHGRATPEALVESALWEASLFAEHDFHDLKISVKHNDPVIMVRAYELLAEACDYPLHLGVTEAGPAFQGTVKSAVAFGALLRQGIGDTIRVSLSAPPVEEIKVGTQILQALNLRPRKLDIVSCPSCGRAQVDVYKLAAEVTAALEGMDIPLRVAVMGCVVNGPGEAREADLGVASGNGKGQIFVRGEVIRTVPESRIAETLIEEALRLAESGEFAPVAG, encoded by the coding sequence ATGACGGTCCCGCTCGGAATGCCCGCACCTCCCGCGCCGACGCTCGGAACCCGCCGCAGAACGCGTCAGCTCCACGTCGGGCCGGTCGGTGTCGGCAGCGACTTCCCGATCGCCGTGCAGTCGATGACCACCACCGTCACCGCCGACGTGAACGCGACGCTCCAGCAGATCGCCGAACTCTCCACGGCCGGCTGCGACATCGTGCGGGTCGCCTGCCCGTCGCAGGACGACGCGGACGCCCTGGCCGCGATCGCCGCCAAGTCGCCGATCCCGGTGATCGCGGACATCCACTTCCAGCCCCGGTACGTCTTCGCGGCGATCGAGGCCGGCTGCGCCGCGATCCGGGTGAACCCCGGCAACATCAAGAAGTTCGACGACCAGGTCAAGGACATCGCCCGGGCCGCCAAGGACCGCGGGACACCGATCAGGATCGGCGTCAACGCGGGATCCCTGGACGCCCGTCTGCTGGCCAAGCACGGCCGGGCCACCCCCGAGGCGCTCGTCGAGTCCGCGCTGTGGGAGGCGTCCCTCTTCGCCGAGCACGACTTCCACGACCTCAAGATCTCGGTCAAGCACAACGACCCCGTGATCATGGTGCGGGCCTATGAACTCCTCGCCGAGGCATGCGACTACCCCCTGCATCTCGGCGTCACCGAGGCCGGCCCCGCCTTCCAGGGCACCGTGAAGTCCGCCGTCGCCTTCGGCGCGCTGCTCCGCCAGGGCATCGGCGACACGATCCGGGTCTCGCTCTCCGCACCACCGGTCGAGGAGATCAAGGTCGGCACGCAGATCCTGCAGGCGCTCAATCTGCGCCCCCGCAAGCTCGACATCGTCTCCTGCCCCTCCTGCGGCCGCGCCCAGGTGGACGTCTACAAGCTCGCGGCCGAGGTCACCGCCGCCCTGGAGGGGATGGACATCCCGCTGCGGGTGGCCGTCATGGGCTGCGTCGTCAACGGCCCCGGCGAGGCCCGCGAGGCCGACCTCGGCGTCGCCTCCGGCAACGGAAAGGGCCAGATCTTCGTCAGGGGCGAAGTGATCCGCACCGTACCGGAATCCCGGATCGCCGAGACCCTCATCGAGGAGGCCCTCCGGCTCGCCGAATCGGGCGAGTTCGCACCGGTCGCCGGGTGA
- a CDS encoding M55 family metallopeptidase: MRIYICADMEGITGLVDADDVQPGGRDYERGRTMMTEDVNAAVRGALTAGATTVTVNDAHGPMRNLLPDALHPAARLVRGKPKLMSMLEGLDATYDAMVCIGFHSRAGTLGVLSHSFMGHEIEDMWLDERPVGEIGFTHATAAALGVPVVMLSGDDAGCAEMTAWDPSVTCVAVKYANDRFAADLSPVAEARQAIEAAVADSLTTRPAAMTPSSHTATLVVRWQSASVAATLLGIPGVTSADSRTVQASGTLPDLYRQFGVWTRVATALTHQAPYC, translated from the coding sequence ATGCGGATCTACATCTGTGCCGATATGGAAGGCATCACCGGACTCGTCGACGCAGACGATGTGCAACCCGGCGGCAGGGACTATGAACGCGGGCGGACGATGATGACCGAGGACGTCAACGCGGCGGTTCGTGGCGCCTTGACGGCCGGTGCCACCACAGTCACCGTCAACGATGCGCACGGGCCGATGCGCAATCTGCTTCCCGACGCGCTGCACCCGGCCGCCCGGCTGGTCCGTGGCAAGCCCAAGCTCATGAGCATGCTCGAAGGACTCGATGCCACCTACGACGCGATGGTCTGCATCGGCTTTCACTCCCGCGCTGGCACCCTGGGCGTACTGAGCCACAGTTTCATGGGCCACGAGATCGAGGACATGTGGCTCGACGAGCGGCCTGTGGGGGAAATCGGCTTCACCCACGCCACCGCCGCCGCGCTCGGAGTCCCGGTCGTGATGCTGTCCGGTGACGACGCCGGCTGCGCAGAGATGACCGCCTGGGATCCCAGCGTCACCTGCGTCGCCGTCAAGTACGCAAACGACCGGTTCGCGGCCGACTTGTCGCCTGTGGCCGAAGCGCGCCAAGCCATCGAGGCAGCGGTCGCCGACAGCCTCACCACCCGGCCCGCCGCCATGACCCCGAGCTCCCACACCGCTACTCTCGTCGTCCGTTGGCAGTCGGCATCGGTCGCCGCCACGCTGCTCGGCATCCCCGGCGTCACCTCAGCCGACAGCCGCACGGTCCAGGCCAGTGGCACGTTGCCGGACCTCTACCGACAGTTCGGCGTCTGGACGCGCGTTGCCACCGCCCTCACCCACCAGGCACCGTACTGCTGA
- a CDS encoding maleylpyruvate isomerase family mycothiol-dependent enzyme yields the protein MEPVAGRDVRGTLPEGLGAAIRQTAEEIAGLLRGGADMGLPVPRSEWTVWEAAAHLAQANELMADIAAGHARSYGDGTPQSLAGANERALAEFDERRAEPLAAMIVAQADAYLRAWDDGATEGTVVTPLGPMGPDVLGSYLLTHMLGHGYDLARALGRPHMIDRARVELTLPFLITAMPRVTDSARTAALTACYAISLWGGARFGVTVSSGAVSVDSQPPNRPDCTIFIEPVTFLLMALGRRGQWSALAQGRILVRGRKPWLAPRFPALFKAP from the coding sequence GTGGAACCAGTGGCTGGGCGGGACGTACGGGGCACTCTGCCCGAGGGGCTCGGTGCGGCCATACGCCAGACCGCCGAGGAGATCGCCGGGCTGCTGCGCGGGGGCGCCGACATGGGGCTTCCGGTGCCCCGGTCGGAGTGGACCGTCTGGGAGGCGGCGGCGCATCTGGCGCAGGCCAATGAACTGATGGCCGACATCGCGGCGGGACATGCACGCAGTTACGGGGACGGCACGCCGCAGAGTCTCGCCGGGGCCAACGAGCGAGCGCTCGCCGAGTTCGACGAGCGGAGGGCCGAACCGCTGGCCGCGATGATCGTGGCGCAGGCCGATGCCTATCTGAGGGCGTGGGACGACGGGGCCACGGAAGGGACCGTCGTCACCCCGCTGGGGCCGATGGGGCCGGACGTCCTGGGGTCGTACCTGCTCACGCACATGCTGGGCCACGGTTATGACCTCGCCCGCGCACTGGGTCGTCCGCACATGATCGACCGTGCCCGGGTCGAGCTGACCTTGCCGTTCCTGATCACGGCCATGCCGCGGGTGACCGACTCCGCCCGCACCGCCGCATTGACCGCCTGCTACGCGATCAGCTTGTGGGGCGGGGCCCGCTTCGGCGTGACAGTGAGCAGCGGCGCGGTGTCCGTTGACTCGCAGCCACCGAACCGCCCGGACTGCACGATCTTCATCGAGCCGGTCACCTTCCTCCTGATGGCACTCGGCCGCCGCGGCCAGTGGAGCGCCCTCGCCCAGGGCCGGATCCTCGTCCGGGGCCGCAAGCCCTGGCTCGCGCCCCGCTTTCCGGCGCTCTTCAAGGCACCTTGA
- a CDS encoding ATP-binding protein has translation MNQAAPNTKEHRPWAAPTISAYAAFDAGTESIAAARTFARDFLTQVQSHHGLPVSSRVLGTGQLVVSELVTNACKYAPGPCLVDLEIVGAMLVITVWDTDPHLPDARPADPERIGRHGLEIVLAVCDDFDVQREPVGKRIKVEIPLA, from the coding sequence ATGAATCAGGCAGCGCCGAACACGAAAGAACACCGGCCGTGGGCCGCGCCGACGATCTCGGCCTATGCCGCCTTCGATGCCGGCACCGAGTCCATCGCCGCCGCCCGTACCTTCGCACGGGACTTCCTGACCCAGGTGCAGTCCCATCACGGCCTGCCGGTGTCCTCCCGGGTACTGGGGACGGGGCAGCTCGTCGTCAGCGAACTGGTCACCAACGCCTGCAAGTACGCGCCCGGACCGTGCCTCGTCGACCTGGAGATCGTCGGCGCCATGCTGGTCATCACGGTGTGGGACACCGATCCCCACCTCCCGGACGCCCGCCCCGCGGACCCGGAACGGATCGGCCGGCACGGCCTGGAGATCGTCCTTGCGGTCTGCGACGACTTCGACGTTCAGCGAGAGCCGGTGGGCAAGCGGATCAAGGTCGAGATCCCCCTGGCCTGA
- a CDS encoding GNAT family N-acetyltransferase, with the protein MSSFSLDGTDLTTDRLVLRPWSTAELTAVVRDARPAHWAGDFPAEGDRVIAGFLIEAPEGLTEYGHRQIVERSSGLVIGSIGLFWPPHDGCVEFGYGIVASRRGRGYASEAGRAIVEFALSAPGVHTVQADVELSNPASVRVLEKAGLRRCSEDATTARFRVTAPDPSRR; encoded by the coding sequence GTGTCTTCTTTCTCTCTCGACGGTACCGATCTGACCACTGACCGCCTCGTGCTGCGGCCGTGGTCCACCGCCGAGCTCACCGCTGTTGTCCGTGATGCCCGGCCGGCGCACTGGGCGGGGGACTTCCCCGCCGAAGGCGACCGTGTCATCGCCGGCTTCCTCATCGAGGCGCCGGAGGGTCTGACGGAGTACGGCCACCGCCAGATCGTCGAGCGGTCCAGCGGCTTGGTGATCGGGTCCATCGGCCTGTTCTGGCCTCCGCACGACGGTTGCGTCGAGTTCGGATACGGCATCGTCGCCTCGCGGCGGGGCCGGGGGTACGCCTCCGAGGCGGGCCGGGCCATCGTGGAGTTCGCCCTGAGCGCGCCCGGCGTGCATACGGTGCAGGCGGACGTGGAACTGTCGAACCCGGCCTCGGTCCGGGTACTCGAAAAGGCCGGACTGCGGCGCTGCAGCGAGGATGCCACCACGGCCCGCTTCCGCGTCACGGCGCCGGACCCGTCCCGGCGATAG